The DNA window TTAATCGTTTTACCGTCAAAGATTCCAACACCGGAAGGTGTTGCGAAAATATAATCTTTGGTATAGCTAACCCATTTGCCGTAACCTACTACTATCTTAGCACCAGAGTCAATAGTACCAATCACTCCCTTTTCTTGTGCGGGTTCAGCTTGTGTTGTCTTGGGCTCAACTACCTCTGGCTTTGTAGTGGTTACAACTTCTTGTTCCTTGGTTGGTTTAGGCTCTTTTTCTGGCTTTTGTAACTCAACTATTTCAATGGGCTTATCTTCTTTCTGCTTCCTTATAGTAATTTCTGTGTTTTTACTGAACTTTAGCTCTTTAGAGAAGATAGTTTTGCCTTGACTCTTAACTTCTATGTTATACTCTTTGCCTACTTCTAGAATTCTCTCAATTGGTAGTTGAGCAATCTCAACACCATTTATAAAGAGTTTTGCATCTTTTATATTTTTGTCGGGAACAAATCTAACTTTGACAGTTTTAGTGGAAGTGATTACTATCTCTTCGGAAACCTTATCAAGCAAAGCAATATCTTTCTTCTCGGCTTTGGTTTCTTTTATTTTTGCTTCCTTGGAAGCTAGTTTTACTGCTTTCTCCATCTCATCTGCCGTTATTTCTTTTTTCGTTTTCCCGACTTCATCAATTTTGAGTTCTTCTTTTATTTTCTCATCAACTCTCTTTTGTTTTTCTTTGCTTACTGTAACTTCTTCTCCTTTCTCAACGATCACCTCTCCTACGGCTTCAAATTTGCTGAGCTCTTGGCTTTTAAGCTCGTCGGAGATTTTGGTTAATAGATCCTGCACAGTTTTGGATCTAACGCTAACTGCAACTTTCCCTTCCGAAACTAATACTTTTGTGTTTCCTTCGTCGTCAACGGATACCGCAAATTTTGTTCCTCTGACGGCTGCTATCGCAGTTCCCGTCTTCACTTTTAGTTCGTTTTTGCCTAGCTCTCTAACGGCAGATTTGATTGAACCTTTTGCAAGGTCTATAATGTTTTCCTTCTTGTCTTGCGTAGCAGTTACAATCTCTGAGAATGAGACTTTAGTATTTTCTCCAATCCTTATAACAGCAACTTTGTTGACCTGAACCTCGCATTCTGAATCATCAGAGGTTATGATTGTA is part of the Brevinematia bacterium genome and encodes:
- a CDS encoding FecR domain-containing protein, producing MEDKEKIIKESLNFSKLEKVNKNMVLIKEEVYMRKTPKLLLGVSLILVLLTAGILIFYEEILTTAFKLLGSKVEEPKEEVITIEEPKAINAVVSMVVGDVKVQNVMKIEDIETGYTLKQGDTIITSDDSECEVQVNKVAVIRIGENTKVSFSEIVTATQDKKENIIDLAKGSIKSAVRELGKNELKVKTGTAIAAVRGTKFAVSVDDEGNTKVLVSEGKVAVSVRSKTVQDLLTKISDELKSQELSKFEAVGEVIVEKGEEVTVSKEKQKRVDEKIKEELKIDEVGKTKKEITADEMEKAVKLASKEAKIKETKAEKKDIALLDKVSEEIVITSTKTVKVRFVPDKNIKDAKLFINGVEIAQLPIERILEVGKEYNIEVKSQGKTIFSKELKFSKNTEITIRKQKEDKPIEIVELQKPEKEPKPTKEQEVVTTTKPEVVEPKTTQAEPAQEKGVIGTIDSGAKIVVGYGKWVSYTKDYIFATPSGVGIFDGKTINEVKIKGISYAFSDNIIVAISKDESDHLVVKVANTEGRILSTINLGESTKGTLVVSRPAIVGRKVFVPSIDGVYVIDYRTGEKTTAKIGCVYSDVAPMN